In Mauremys reevesii isolate NIE-2019 linkage group 16, ASM1616193v1, whole genome shotgun sequence, a single window of DNA contains:
- the SLC38A8 gene encoding putative sodium-coupled neutral amino acid transporter 8 isoform X1 produces MEELARESIGLLAKPTLESGSPNLSSAGAVFIMLKSSLGAGLLNFPWAFNKAGGITTAVLVELGSLIFLISGLVILGYASSISTQSTYQGVVREICGSAIGKLCEICFILNLFMISVAFLRVVGDQLEKLCDSLYVNVTLSGEGPPPPQHWYTDYRFTLTALCALVIFPLSVPREIGFQKYTSILGTLAACYLTLVIIIKYYLRTEQVIMHEHHYSSRVSSLASMFSVIPTICFGFQCHEACIAIYSSMHNKKLSLWIVVSVLSMLFCLLIYSLTGLYGYLTFGADVAADILMSYPGNDLVIIIARLLFGISIITIYPIVLLLGRSVLQDVCLNDKCRSVVLLEPYERYTRIVLTVTWIIVTLVIALFVPDISEVISIIGGISAFFIFIFPGLCLVCAMETEPIEPRKKSCLIAWGVISILCGAFVFGQSTTIAVMELVYKF; encoded by the exons ATGGAGGAGTTGGCTAGAGAGAGCATCGGCTTGTTAGCCAAGCCTACTCTGGAGTCAGGCAGCCCAAACTTATCCTCTGCTGGGGCTGTCTTTATTATGCTGAAATCATCTCTTGGAGCAGGACTTCTTAATTTTCCATGGGCTTTCAATAAGGCTGGAGGGATCACTACAGCTGTTCTTGTGGAACTG ggcTCCTTAATATTCCTAATCAGTGGCCTAGTGATCCTGGGATATGCCTCCTCCATCAGCACCCAGTCCACATACCAGGGCGTAGTCAGAGAAATCTGTGGGTCGGCCATTGGGAAGCTCTGCGAGATCTGCTTCATTTTAAATCTCTTCATGATTTCTGTAGCCTTCCTCAGAGTTGTGGGCGATCAGCTGGAAAAGT TATGTGACTCCCTCTACGTGAACGTGACTCTGAGTGGAGAAGGgccgcctcctccccagcactggtaTACAGATTACCGCTTCACCCTGACTGCCCTGTGCGCCCTGGTCATCTTCCCTCTGTCTGTGCCCAGGGAGATTGGGTTCCAGAAATACACCAG TATTTTAGGTACTTTGGCTGCTTGCTACCTGACCCTGGTGATTATAATAAAATACTACCTAAGAACGGAGCAAGTTATCATGCATGAGCACCATTATTCCTCAAG GGTGTCTTCCTTGGCTTCCATGTTCAGCGTCATCCCAACGATCTGTTTTGGATTTCAG TGTCATGAAGCCTGCATTGCCATCTACAGCAGCATGCACAACAAGAAACTCTCCCTTTGGATCGTGGTGTCTGTGCTCTCCATGCTCTTCTGCCTGTTGATTTATTCTCTTACAG GGCTTTACGGCTATTTAACCTTTGGTGCTGATGTTGCTGCCGATATTCTGATGTCATACCCAGGAAATGACCTGGTCATCATTATAGCCCGGCTACTCTTTGGCATCTCCATCATCACCATCTACCCAATTGTTCTCCTGCTGGGGAG GTCTGTCCTACAGGATGTCTGCCTGAATGACAAGTGCAGGTCTGTCGTGCTCCTGGAGCCTTATGAGAGGTATACGAGGATTGTGCTGACTGTCACGTGGATCATAGTGACGCTCGTCATTGCTCTGTTTGTCCCTGACATCAGCGAGGTCATCAGTATTATTGGTGGCATCAGCGcgttcttcatcttcatctttcCAG GGTTATGTCTAGTATGTGCAATGGAAACGGAACCCATCGAACCAAGGAAAAA
- the SLC38A8 gene encoding putative sodium-coupled neutral amino acid transporter 8 isoform X2 codes for MEELARESIGLLAKPTLESGSPNLSSAGAVFIMLKSSLGAGLLNFPWAFNKAGGITTAVLVELGSLIFLISGLVILGYASSISTQSTYQGVVREICGSAIGKLCEICFILNLFMISVAFLRVVGDQLEKLCDSLYVNVTLSGEGPPPPQHWYTDYRFTLTALCALVIFPLSVPREIGFQKYTSILGTLAACYLTLVIIIKYYLRTEQVIMHEHHYSSRVSSLASMFSVIPTICFGFQCHEACIAIYSSMHNKKLSLWIVVSVLSMLFCLLIYSLTGLYGYLTFGADVAADILMSYPGNDLVIIIARLLFGISIITIYPIVLLLGRSVLQDVCLNDKCRSVVLLEPYERYTRIVLTVTWIIVTLVIALFVPDISEVISIIGGISAFFIFIFPGLCLVCAMETEPIEPRKNSDGQGQSCSPEESCQFIASAALQ; via the exons ATGGAGGAGTTGGCTAGAGAGAGCATCGGCTTGTTAGCCAAGCCTACTCTGGAGTCAGGCAGCCCAAACTTATCCTCTGCTGGGGCTGTCTTTATTATGCTGAAATCATCTCTTGGAGCAGGACTTCTTAATTTTCCATGGGCTTTCAATAAGGCTGGAGGGATCACTACAGCTGTTCTTGTGGAACTG ggcTCCTTAATATTCCTAATCAGTGGCCTAGTGATCCTGGGATATGCCTCCTCCATCAGCACCCAGTCCACATACCAGGGCGTAGTCAGAGAAATCTGTGGGTCGGCCATTGGGAAGCTCTGCGAGATCTGCTTCATTTTAAATCTCTTCATGATTTCTGTAGCCTTCCTCAGAGTTGTGGGCGATCAGCTGGAAAAGT TATGTGACTCCCTCTACGTGAACGTGACTCTGAGTGGAGAAGGgccgcctcctccccagcactggtaTACAGATTACCGCTTCACCCTGACTGCCCTGTGCGCCCTGGTCATCTTCCCTCTGTCTGTGCCCAGGGAGATTGGGTTCCAGAAATACACCAG TATTTTAGGTACTTTGGCTGCTTGCTACCTGACCCTGGTGATTATAATAAAATACTACCTAAGAACGGAGCAAGTTATCATGCATGAGCACCATTATTCCTCAAG GGTGTCTTCCTTGGCTTCCATGTTCAGCGTCATCCCAACGATCTGTTTTGGATTTCAG TGTCATGAAGCCTGCATTGCCATCTACAGCAGCATGCACAACAAGAAACTCTCCCTTTGGATCGTGGTGTCTGTGCTCTCCATGCTCTTCTGCCTGTTGATTTATTCTCTTACAG GGCTTTACGGCTATTTAACCTTTGGTGCTGATGTTGCTGCCGATATTCTGATGTCATACCCAGGAAATGACCTGGTCATCATTATAGCCCGGCTACTCTTTGGCATCTCCATCATCACCATCTACCCAATTGTTCTCCTGCTGGGGAG GTCTGTCCTACAGGATGTCTGCCTGAATGACAAGTGCAGGTCTGTCGTGCTCCTGGAGCCTTATGAGAGGTATACGAGGATTGTGCTGACTGTCACGTGGATCATAGTGACGCTCGTCATTGCTCTGTTTGTCCCTGACATCAGCGAGGTCATCAGTATTATTGGTGGCATCAGCGcgttcttcatcttcatctttcCAG GGTTATGTCTAGTATGTGCAATGGAAACGGAACCCATCGAACCAAGGAAAAA